In Scylla paramamosain isolate STU-SP2022 chromosome 19, ASM3559412v1, whole genome shotgun sequence, a single genomic region encodes these proteins:
- the LOC135109471 gene encoding uncharacterized protein K02A2.6-like, translating to MCCAYEAARQHTTGVGGWRESSRAAGTVRAKEDGNQTLDAAAATTSGKTQPSRTCWNCGTSHAPDRASCPAREAVCVACRKKGHFKRCRRSSKRPHGTASTNAVSVSVTTAGANVSRQPTIEVTVALGKGAKHRTAAVADTGAQVCVAGAALLSSLNIQPTQLQGRAGLRDVADLPLRCLGSCRCDIYLGGHATPQEVYFIPSARSLFLSLSACKELGLVPAGFPHHPLPTVQAVEARDTTAEPAQPHAKPATILFPPHEEHVRRLEEWLLQHFSASAFNTTRSPLPVMDGEPHHIHLAPNAVPYACHTPASVSKHWEDEVKAQLEDDVRRGVIGEPTEWCARMVVVAKKSGQPRRTVDYQRLNAACRRETHHTPAPFDMVSSVPKHCFKTVADAYWGYHQVRLDEESRSLTTFIIPWGRFRYLRSPMGHCSAGDAYTKRFDDAIQGIVRKHKCIDDTLLYDSNIEDAFWHTYEFLATCAAKGITLKPEKFQFARREVDFLGFHLGWEEYKPTDECLGAIKSFRMPDKPSISDIRSWYGFVNQLAPFLATAPIMNAFRELLKKPCGKAVYPALRSPTTDTDADLDEDLTEAVAAVVIATAEHEGHVLDESAVRKSAADDPVYQLLLAKVLAADWHLHKAQEVACLHPFYGVRDRLAVSQDLVTYTFHQGCVRLVIPEPLRPQVPANLHTGHQGLDSMLRRARQCVYWPGLEGDLQHYRASCTSCEMHAPSQPSETLVITPPPEYPFQSTVADMFQHEGHTYVVYADRLTGWLELAHFPHGATSNKIKSQMRQYFTRWGAPEQLSTDGGPNLASEEMSEFLKKWGVIARLSSAQYPQSNGRAEAAVKTAKRIIRANTGSGGSLDTDKTSLAVLQYLNTPLRSVNKSPAQLPTGRQLRDGVSTARRHYKVDRHWGRTLREREVKMGEEGNTLMATCTPRQLRPLSPGTRVRMQNQASGTWDRTGLIVEALPYRQYTVRLDGSGRISLRNRKHLRPVAESTPSPAPPTLRPPTPPAAQPTTTVTTPAQVSTPTQPQLRPAPRRQVRRPGWLSDYV from the exons ATGTGTTGTGCATATGAGGCAGCCCGCCAACACACCACAGGCGTGGGCGGTTGGCGGGAAAGCAGTCGCGCGGCTGGCACCGTGCGGGCCAAGGAGGACGGGAACCAGACGCTcgacgccgccgctgccaccacctctGGCAAGACACAGCCCTCACGTACTTGCTGGAACTGTGGTACTTCGCACGCCCCTGACAGAGCTTCCTGCCCGGCCAGGGAAGCAGTCTGCGTCGCCTGTCGTAAGAAAGGTCACTTCAAGAGGTGCCGCAGGAGCTCCAAGCGCCCACACGGCACTGCATCTACCAACGCCGTCTCGGTATCAGTGACAACGGCAGGCGCGAACGTGTCCCGCCAACCCACCATAGAGGTAACAGTGGCGCTTGGCAAGGGCGCCAAGCACCGCACAGCAGCTGTGGCGGACACCGGCGCCCAGGTGTGCGTCGCGGGGGCGGCCCTCCTGTCCAGTCTCAACATACAACCCACGCAGCTACAGGGACGTGCAGGCTTGCGGGATGTAGCGGACTTGCCCTTACGGTGCCTCGGATCGTGCCGGTGTGACATTTACCTTGGCGGCCATGCTACACCGCAAGAAGTATACTTCATACCCTCCGCCAGGTCGCTGTTCCTGTCACTGAGCGCGTGCAAGGAGCTGGGGCTGGTGCCCGCCGGCTTCCCTCACCACCCCCTGCCGACAGTGCAAGCAGTGGAAGCGCGTGACACGACTGCCGAGCCTGCCCAGCCGCATGCCAAGCCCGCCACAATACTATTCCCGCCACACGAGGAGCACGTACGACGGCTAGAGGAGTGGCTACTACAACACTTCTCGGCCTCCGCCTTCAACACCACAAGGAGCCCGCTGCCCGTGATGGACGGCGAGCCTCACCACATCCACCTGGCACCCAACGCTGTCCCCTACGCCTGCCACACGCCCGCCTCGGTGTCGAAACACTGGGAGGACGAGGTGAAAGCCCAGCTTGAAGACGACGTACGGCGAGGCGTCATCGGGGAACCCACGGAGTGGTGTGCCCGCATGGTTGTGGTAGCAAAGAAATCAGGGCAACCGCGGCGCACCGTCGATTACCAGCGCCTCAACGCCGCATGCCGCAGAGAGACACACCACACCCCCGCCCCCTTCGACATGGTGTCTAGTGTCCCCAAACATTGCTTCAAGACAGTGGCTGACGCTTATTGGGGGTACCACCAAGTCAGGCTGGACGAGGAGAGTCGAAGTCTCACCACCTTCATCATCCCATGGGGGAGGTTCAGGTACCTCCGGAGCCCCATGGGCCACTGTTCTGCTGGCGACGCATACACAAAGCGCTTCGATGACGCCATCCAAGGCATCGTGAGGAAGCACAAGTGTATCGACGACACCCTCCTCTACGACAGCAACATCGAAGACGCATTCTGGCACACGTACGAGTTTCTGGCGACCTGTGCAGCCAAGGGGATTACTTTGAAGCCTGAAAAATTCCAGTTCGCACGGAGGGAGGTGGATTTCCTGGGTTTTCACCTCGGCTGGGAGGAGTACAAACCCACAGACGAGTGCCTAGGTGCAATCAAAAGCTTCAGGATGCCTGACAAGCCCTCCATCTCAGACATCAGGTCGTGGTACGGGTTTGTCAATCAACTTGCCCCATTCCTCGCCACAGCCCCAATCATGAACGCCTTCAGGGAGCTCCTGAAGAAGCCGTGCGGAAAGGCTGT GTACCCAGCCCTCAGAAGCCCCACCACAGACACCGACGCCGACCTGGATGAGGACCTCACCGAGGCAGTAGCAGCCGTGGTCATCGCCACAGCCGAACACGAAGGTCACGTTCTCGACGAGTCAGCGGTGAGAAAATCTGCAGCCGACGACCCTGTCTACCAACTACTACTGGCCAAAGTGTTGGCCGCGGACTGGCACCTGCACAAGGCGCAAGAAGTGGCCTGCCTGCACCCGTTCTATGGCGTGAGGGACCGGTTGGCAGTCTCTCAAGACCTTGTCACATACACCTTTCACCAGGGTTGTGTGCGACTCGTGATTCCTGAGCCCCTCCGCCCACAGGTACCAGCAAACTTACACACTGGTCACCAAGGGCTAGATTCCATGCTGCGGAGGGCAAGGCAATGTGTATACTGGCCCGGGTTGGAAGGGGACCTGCAGCACTACCGGGCATCGTGCACGTCATGCGAGATGCACGCTCCCTCTCAGCCCTCAGAAACACTCGTCATCACGCCGCCCCCAGAGTACCCATTCCAATCCACAGTGGCGGACATGTTTCAGCATGAGGGGCACACCTACGTGGTCTACGCTGACAGGCTCACTGGATGGCTAGAACTCGCCCATTTCCCACACGGTGCTACATCTAATAAAATCAAGAGTCAAATGAGGCAGTACTTCACGCGATGGGGCGCCCCGGAACAGCTGTCCACTGATGGGGGACCGAACCTGGCGAGCGAGGAAATGTCGGAATTCCTCAAGAAGTGGGGTGTCATTGCACGCCTGTCCTCAGCACAGTACCCACAGTCAAACGGGCGGGCCGAAGCAGCGGTCAAGACGGCCAAAAGAATCATCAGAGCCAACACAGGTAGTGGGGGCTCATTGGACACGGACAAAACCTCCCTCGCTGTGCTGCAGTACCTTAACACCCCGCTGCGATCTGTCAACAAGTCCCCCGCCCAACTTCCCACCGGAAGGCAGCTGCGTGATGGCGTGTCAACGGCCCGACGACATTACAAGGTGGACAGGCACTGGGGAAGGACGCTGcgtgagagagaagtgaaaatgggggaggaaggcaaCACCCTGATGGCAACCTGCACACCCAGACAGCTCCGGCCCCTGTCCCCCGGCACACGAGTAAGGATGCAGAACCAGGCCTCAGGCACGTGGGACCGCACGGGCTTGATCGTGGAGGCGCTGCCCTACAGGCAATACACCGTCAGGCTTGATGGTAGTGGCCGAATAAGCCTCAGGAACAGGAAGCATCTGCGGCCCGTCGCTGAGTCAACCCCATCGCCCGCACCGCCAACCCTGCGCCCACCAACCCCGCCGGCCGCTCAACCAACCACGACAGTGACGACACCCGCACAAGTCTCAACCCCCACCCAACCTCAGCTACGCCCCGCACCCAGGAGGCAGGTGCGGCGACCGGGGTGGCTGAGCGACTatgtgtaa